In a single window of the Chloroflexota bacterium genome:
- a CDS encoding prolipoprotein diacylglyceryl transferase, producing MLPTLSFGPIAFSTYTVLVDLGLVATLAWLWFRALAHGRESGRWLDAGLFAAAGALVGGRLAFAFGNWAYFQNHVGEMFRLWEGGYAWPGAAIGGLIGLFVFGWLRREPIAPILDELALPALLLSALGWLGCAAAGCAAGLDVPPGALPFAVNWPDLYGVVLPRWPSQIIGLGLSLLAFGYLFSQRSRSRPRGFRFALAITLIAVAGSAVSFVRGDDMPLVGSWRLDAAANAVMIVLGLVGLVVAWALEPGAAAKQTESNREDAKDAKTL from the coding sequence ATGCTTCCCACCCTTTCCTTTGGCCCAATTGCGTTTTCCACCTATACCGTCCTCGTTGACCTCGGCCTCGTCGCCACGCTGGCCTGGCTGTGGTTTCGCGCCCTAGCGCATGGGCGCGAGTCGGGCCGCTGGCTTGATGCTGGGCTGTTTGCGGCGGCGGGCGCGCTCGTGGGCGGGCGGCTGGCCTTTGCTTTTGGCAACTGGGCTTATTTTCAGAATCATGTCGGCGAAATGTTTCGGCTGTGGGAAGGCGGCTACGCCTGGCCCGGCGCGGCGATTGGCGGGTTGATCGGCCTCTTTGTGTTTGGCTGGCTCCGTCGTGAACCGATCGCGCCGATCCTGGATGAACTGGCCCTGCCGGCCTTACTCCTTTCGGCGCTTGGCTGGCTGGGTTGCGCCGCCGCCGGTTGCGCCGCCGGTTTGGATGTGCCGCCCGGTGCTCTGCCCTTCGCCGTCAACTGGCCCGACCTGTACGGCGTCGTCCTGCCGCGCTGGCCGTCACAGATCATCGGCCTTGGCCTCAGCCTGCTTGCATTCGGCTACTTATTCTCTCAACGTTCTCGTTCGCGGCCACGCGGCTTTCGCTTTGCGCTTGCGATCACACTGATCGCCGTCGCCGGTTCTGCCGTCAGCTTCGTTCGCGGCGACGACATGCCCCTGGTCGGCAGTTGGCGATTGGATGCGGCGGCGAACGCCGTTATGATCGTGCTGGGCCTCGTCGGTCTCGTAGTTGCCTGGGCGCTCGAACCGGGCGCCGCCGCCAAACAAACCGAATCGAACCGCGAAGACGCGAAGGACGCTAAGACCTTATAA